A DNA window from Portunus trituberculatus isolate SZX2019 chromosome 47, ASM1759143v1, whole genome shotgun sequence contains the following coding sequences:
- the LOC123498248 gene encoding kinetochore protein spc24-like — protein sequence MTGEKTSEELQSEIKKVTFNEVEKLKKAEKGKTAFQELMTCVQSSTVAIKRKEDDLKENIRELLSIAETEESHSKELNSQSLEPQKKNLKTNTAKAEKQKDDIDKEIAEVTNTITHKKEVLKDIQNRANFSHQETSASISRIRTEYRLYSKVFNIKWDHTVPDRHIKGFVIKPTEKRVVPIKFDKASHSQFFITNFLWEQISGGCCLDEPQSSKKS from the exons ATGACTGGGGAGAAAACTTCAGAAGAGCTTCAAAGTGAAATTAAGAAAGTTACCTTTAATGAAGTGGAGAAGTTGAAGAAggcagagaaagggaaaacTGCATTTCAGGAATTAATGACCTGTGTGCAGTCAAGCACAGTTGctataaagaggaaggaagatgaccTAAAGGAGAATATAAGAG aaCTACTTAGTATAGCAGAGACAGAGGAGAGCCATTCAAAGGAGCTGAACTCACAGTCTTTGGAGCCACAGAAAAAGAATTTGAAAACCAACACTGCCAAAGCTGAGAAACAAAAG GATGATATTGACAAAGAGATTGCAGAGGTGACCAATACCATTACCCACAAGAAGGAAGTGTTGAAGGATATACAAAACCGAGCCAACTTTTCCCATCAGGAAACCTCTGCCTCCATATCAAGAATAAG AACTGAATACAGACTGTACTCGAAGGTCTTCAATATCAAGTGGGATCACACTGTGCCAGACAGGCATATCAAAGGCT TTGTCATCAAACCAACAGAGAAAAGAGTCGTCCCCATAAAGTTTGACAAGGCATCCCATTCACAGTTCTTCATCACGAACTTCCTTTGGGAACAGATCAGTGGGGGTTGTTGCCTGGATGAGCCCCAGTCAAGCAAAAAAAGCTGA
- the LOC123498249 gene encoding telomerase RNA component interacting RNase-like, protein MADVGSQQYSSSDSREDSNSQDDSKQQTTNVFRNDGSFMEMFKKMQEEQRKKQEDPKVAGAGSGSGSAAGGDPPHTDPPRKPTLSFVGKRRGGRILATGMVKKQRREAVSEEPKPVEGGKTDAWSQYMSEVRKYKEQSCEEEGKRRPLVK, encoded by the exons ATGGCGGACGTCGGCAGTCAGCAGTACTCTAGTTCGGACAGTCGGGAGGACTCTAACAGCCAAGATGATTCTAAACAACAGACGACAAATGTATTCCGAAACGACGGTTCCTTTATGGAGATGTTCAAGAAGATGCAGGAGGAGCAACGGAAGAAGCAAGAGGATCCCAAAGTGGCGGGCGCAGGCTCAGGCTCTGGCTCTGCGGCGGGAGGCGATCCACCCCACACCGATCCGCCTAGGAAACCCACCCTCAGTTTT GTGGGCAAACGACGGGGCGGGAGAATCCTGGCCACTGGCATGGTCAAGAAGCAGCGGCGTGAAGCTGTCTCAGAGGAG cCGAAACCAGTGGAAGGTGGCAAGACTGATGCCTGGTCACAGTACATGAGCGAGGTGCGCAAGTACAAGGAGCAATCttgtgaagaagaggggaaaagacggCCGTTAGTCAAGTGA